CAAGGCAGAACAGTTACCAACATCATAAAAATACActcattaaaaaacagaaataaatacacaaGTTTCACACCAACACATGCCACAAACACAGTCAGAGGTCGCACCAGCACAACTATCTCAGCTTCCAAGTGGAGCAGGGGGTCACCTCAATACTTTCCTTTGTCAGAAGTTTCAGTTGCCAAGCCTGCAAGACCACTCTGGACCTTGTGGCCCAAAACAGGGCAGGGCAACAGTTTCCAAGTCCACCTGTGGATCTCCCCAGCCCCAACAGGCCTGTGGTTGAGGGTAGGTGTTTAATTTGATGATAATGTATAGACACTCCACAGCCACACACTTCTGCTCTACACACTTCTTCCTCCAGTAAGCTTCTTGGAACTATTTACACCAGGCATGGAGTAGGCTCCAGGTCCTtctcccctgctgctctccagactGACATCCCAGACACCTTTCCTGCACCTCTGGCTTGTCGGCTGCATCCAGAAGTGCAGTTCCCACCTGtgcccaaagcagcagcaactgcAGATCTCTGAGGAGGCCAGAAGGCAAGAAAACCCTGTTAATTCTGCGTGAAAACAGGAGGAAGGAACAGTAAAATGAGGAGGGTAGCTCAGTCTAGGCATTAGCCAGAGGATGGCTCCAGAGGCTTGCTTCAGGGGCAGGATTCTCCACAGGGCAGCTCATTTCACCCACAAGGCAGCATCAGTGCTTTGCAAACAGTACCCCAGGCAGCACATTGCCTTGTGCCAGACTGGGCAAgtgtgctctgccctgcagccttTTCCAAGCCTCTCCCAGGAAGTCATGGGAACTCTCCAGCAGGAAAGTGTCCATtctggcctggctgctgccgGAGGAAACGCAGAAGGAGATGCAGACGCTGGTCTGGAGACCTTCTTCTGCTCTTAACTAATAAGGGACGGATTTCTGCCATGTTTGTCTGGAGGCAAAACCGTCAAGGAAACACAGATCAGCGCCCTGGGAAGACAAGTCATCCAACACCTGTTGCAGCCCAGACTGAACCTGGACCCAGCCACACATCTGCATCCAAGGAAAACTCCCTGCAAGACAGGATGGCCTTTGCTACCCtctcacaggagcagagctcgGACACATGCCTGTCCCACATGTCAGGGAACACTTCCCAAAACTGGGGTTTcgactggatattaggaaacaTCTCTTTACTAAACAGGTGGTCAAGCATTGCAAcatgctgcccagggaagtggtgaaagccctggaagtgttcaaaaagcATGCAGACATCTTGGTTagggacatgggttagtgggGGACTTGCTAATGGTGGGTTAATGGTTGGAACTTGAATctcagagctcttttccaacatcaatgattccatgattctatgcTACTCCCTTTTTACTCCAGTTTTTGTTGAGAccaaagagaaggaataaaaattaggTGCCCAAAGCATCAGTACTGCCACATAAGCTGCAGGAAAGGATACTGGCTCTATGAACTTTGTCCTGCCTCCCATGCCATCGTAGCCCGTCCTCACCTAGGAGACAAACAAatgagcctggagcagcacacagagccttGGCTACCTCCCATCATGCTGGTTACTGGGAAGGGGCAGTCTTGCAGACCACAGCTTCAGGAGAGGGGCTAAGGCACTTGGAAACACTCAGTACTTGCACTAAGCCCTCCTTTTGGAAAAAGACAAACCCATGGGTATTAACAAAGTTTGGGAATATTTGGCACTTTTTCAGACAAGCCAAGCAAGGCTTAGGATTTTGTGATTGGGCTTGAGGAATACAAGGAGAACACTCTAAGCTCCAGGGAAGTGGAGGAATAGGACACTGAGAGCCACTTAGACTGCTGCCAGGAAGGGAATGAGCATCTGtcatccctggagctctgcaggactGGAAAGTAGCCAGGTTATGCTCAGAGATTTATTTCCACACACTGTATGTGGCAAGGTAAAAGCCTCATTCACTTCCTCTTTCAGGGTCAGTTCAGGACAGaagtggcagtgccagccctgggtACACTCACCAACTGGACAGTTATACTCACCGCACCCATATTCTTGTGGGAACCCAGCAAACCACCTGAAGATGGTTTCTTGGAGAGAACAGAGTTCCTGATGAATGCTGGCAAGAGTCCTTTAAGAGCATCATCCTCCAGATCATCTGCCCCATTCTGTCccacaaaacaacaagaaaagcCCTTTAACCAGTACAGTCTGCTGAACAGAATCCATGTATAGGCAGCTAATAACACAGACAGCTATTTAAAGTAATGGTTACTGCCACACCACATGTCAGGTTGAAAACCAGCAGCTTCCAACCTCCCACTGGGGCTTATGCGGAACCAGGGCCAGGAGGCAGGACACTGCCCCCAGCAAGCCTGGGCAACAGAAGCACACCTCAgctgaccccacagccccacactcTGGTCAGTTCCAGGTGGGGTTTGTGAAGCACATCTGGGCACAATCATCAGCAAGAAGCAGGTGGGTCCCCAccctccccttctcctgcccaggTTCAAGGAGACTTGAGGCAGCAACACTGTTTCTGTGAGACCatcaagaaaaaatactttgaagcACAGACTGCTTCTACAGATGGGCCAGTCTATGGCCACAAGGGAGAAAATAGATTCTTTGTCCCAAGCTTATTAACAGCAGAATCAAAGAGGcgacacagaaaaaaatcaagattagTCCTTTTACCTCCACCGTTTCCTTCAGAACTTTCTTCGCCAGATTTACCACAGGAGGCCTGTAAGGAGCCCAAGGAGCAAATCAGCAGAGATTTATTGTTCAAGTGGAGCTGACAAGGACAGGACAAGGCCAAGCAAATGACGACAAGCTTGCAGCACACTAtcaggcagctggagagctATCTGATCTCACATAGCAACTTCCAAAGCAGTGAGACTTTGATCTCCTTTAGAAGtaggaagagcagggaaaactcACGGCTTTTTATCCAGCTTCTGCCTTTTGAAGGGCCgaaggagctgggcagggctggtgtTCAGGGTGTCCACATCGTAAGTAGCATCTAGATTGATCTCATCACTGTGGGCCGGGCGGTGGAgctttgggatgctgcagttCCATGGGAACAGGGCTGCAAGGCCAGAAAGCATCAGTCACTGAGCCACTACCTGCCcccaggggaaggcagagctgcaccccACAACACTGAGGCTCagacagcagtggcagcaggagcagagcctgctcaTGCTTACATGTCAAAGAAAGAACAATCTGAACACCAGAGTTTAAATGTCCCCCATAAATGCTGAGCTCTGTAACAGCAGCACTCAGAACCCTGAGTCACACTgacacactgctgctctgtggacACAACCCAGCTTGCTCTACTGGGGTAATGGCAGAGGCTCCTCGAGAAAGGCTGGATATAAAGTAGATGTCATTTTTCAGGCTAGATTCCTCTGCCCAGCTAAATCTTTGGTCCCCATACACCAGTGCATGCTCATCACAAGGCCAAACTCTAAAGCAAGTAGAAGAGCATCTTTAGGATGTTTCCTAGGAAAAGCACAGTGACAAAGGACTTCACCAAAACTCAGGCAACTCTTCCAACCCTCCTGACCCAAACCCACTAAGGGTTTCCATGTAAACCAAAGGATACAAGGAACAAAATAGCCATACTTCTGCAACACCTGGCAGACTAGTACATATCTGTTTTCCTCAGATAGTTAAACTGTCAGCTCTGGCTTTGAACCTGTCACCTCCTAGCCTGTACTGTGTCCTGAGGATGCAGCTCACTAACCTTTCAAAGACTAGCCGACTGAGTGTTCCCTGGTTACAGATGGGACTTTTAGAGTATCCTGCAGGATGTCTATCTTCTTCTTCAAActctggagagaaaagggaaagcagtCAGTGAGATAAGGAAAAATTTAGCAGTACTTTGCCCCTTTTCCATAAATCAGCATCAGGTGAAGCTCAGAGATAGGCTGGGAAATTTAGTCACCGAGCAAAAGCCAGCATAACTCctggctttgcagctgcagaccAGTCTGCAGTAACTGGCAGCTGGCCATGAGGAATGATAGTTCTCACCAAGATCTCTTTGTCTGCATTCTTTCAGatctttctgtgtgttttttaacTCCTCCTTTGTCTTCTCCAACTCTGAAGTagttttctgcagctgcaaaacaCAACAGAGTGTGGGTTACATTGACCGGGTAAGGGGgactgcagagccctgtgagaGCACTGTGCTGTGCACCACATGCTACTTCCCCTGTTTAAGGGCTCAATTTTTCCGTGTCAGTCTGACCAATCTCTCCGGTATCAGCGCGATCCAATCCCTACCCAATTCCACaagctgcctgcagagggaTGTCCAGGCTGCTTGCCCAGCATTTATGCCTGACAGCAACAGTTTTTCCCTGCTCTAACACTTGGTGGCTGCATTCTGAATTCCTGCAGGACTTGGACACACCACAGCACAGGAATCACAAACCACAGCTGGAGGATGGCTGTgcatcagcagtgctggcacatgGACAAGCCTGATTCAACAGGGAAGCATGCCAGCAGCAGGGGTCAGGAAGTGGACTGCTACCACTTCAGACACTTTAGTGGGTCCAGGAGGCTGGGCCAGCTCATGGACTGTGGATACAGTCAGCTCTCTGTCAGCCAAGCCGGGAGTCCCTTGTGCACTGACTCGCATCCTCCTGACCCACACTGGCCATCACAGCTTGGGTCTGACTCAGGCACGAGCAGCCCAATTCCAGCATCAGCACCTTGTGTAGGGTATTAACTCCTCtggggagcacagcacagcaatcTGAAAACCTCCTTCTCCATTTGAGGGGACAGCAGCTA
This is a stretch of genomic DNA from Sylvia atricapilla isolate bSylAtr1 chromosome 11, bSylAtr1.pri, whole genome shotgun sequence. It encodes these proteins:
- the TRAIP gene encoding LOW QUALITY PROTEIN: E3 ubiquitin-protein ligase TRAIP (The sequence of the model RefSeq protein was modified relative to this genomic sequence to represent the inferred CDS: inserted 10 bases in 8 codons; deleted 4 bases in 4 codons), whose product is MPIRAHCTICSDFFDNERDVAAVPCGHTFPPACLLQWFDTAPSRTCPQCRNQVSKRHIINKLFFDVTLEEQAAPDAETLQNELDKVKAQLSLKEKEKRECQAVXDGLRETLDVRNATIESLQRXLGETEMLCSSLKKQMKFLEQQQEDNRSSKEEARRLRNKLRTMERIELLLQSQRXEVEEMIREMGVGQAAVEQLAIYCVSLKKEYENLKEARKISGEMTEKLKKXMFSVNNKLQKTTSELEKTKEELKNTQKDLKNADKEILSLKKKIDILQDTLKVPSVTRXTLSRLVFESPVPMELQHPKLHRPAHSDEINLDATYDVDTLNTSPAQLLRPFKRQKLDKKPPPVVNLAKKVLKETVENGADDLEDDALKGLLPAFIRNSVLSKKPSSGGLLGSHKNMGAVRTGYDGMGGRTKFIEPTNMAEIRPLLVKSXKKVSRPASASPSAXSSGSSQRSAVAAALGTXVGTALLDAADKPEVQERCLGCQSESSRGEGPGPTPCLV